A genomic region of Miscanthus floridulus cultivar M001 chromosome 3, ASM1932011v1, whole genome shotgun sequence contains the following coding sequences:
- the LOC136546005 gene encoding uncharacterized protein, which translates to MHVSISKVGPLNGENFLSDLMDLGLFSWWLFMIGSSNATRQKAQVIWKYTKQLLPGLKYLQHNGIIHRDIKVSTVQSSMGGPSVTNFQRQLSASVVEQKQVGSNTSAAWLLSQGSKIQLFNRSTTTALVTQETSQPEQQPLLPQLKNVSLEGA; encoded by the exons ATGCATGTTTCCATCTCGAAGGTAGGACCTTTGAACGGAGAGAACTTTTTGAGCGATTTGATGGATCTGGGATTGTTTTCTTGGTGGCTGTTTATGATTGGAAGCAGCAATGCGACAAGACAGAAGGCCCAG GTCATCTGGAAATATACTAAACAGCTTTTGCCTGGACtgaaatatttgcaacacaaTGGAATCATACACAGGGATATAAAG GTTTCAACAGTTCAGAGCAGCATGGGAGGTCCTTCCGTTACCAATTTCCAGCGGCAGCTTTCAGCTTCAGTTGTTGAACAAAAGCAGGTGGGCAGCAACACATCAGCAGCTTGGTTGTTATCTCAG GGCTCCAAAATACAATTGTTTAACAGGTCCACCACAACAGCATTA GTTACCCAAGAAACCAGCCAGCCAGAACAACAACCCCTTCTTCCGCAGCTGAAGAACGTCTCACTAGAGGGCGCATGA